A stretch of the Sulfurospirillum sp. UCH001 genome encodes the following:
- a CDS encoding argininosuccinate synthase — translation MKKNVKKVVLAYSGGLDTSIILKWLQDEYKCEVVTFTADIGQGEELEPARKKAISLGIKPENIFIEDLKEEFVKDYVFPMFRANAIYEGEYLLGTSIARPLIAKRQAEIAALVGADGVSHGATGKGNDQVRFEMGYLSMNSDLVIIAPWREWDLNSREKLLAYAEKNGISIEKKPGKSPYSMDANLLHISYEGLVLENPAAEPEEDMWRWTVSPEKAPDQSEVIELTYEKGDPVALNGVKLSPANMLAKLNEIGCKHGIGRIDIVENRFVGMKSRGCYETPGGTIMLRAHRAIESITLDREAAHFKDEIMPRYAKTIYNGFWFSPEREMMQAAIDKSQETVNGTVKLKLYKGNVSVIGRDSKTNNLFNEAFCTFEEDEVYNQKDAAGFIKLNALRFIISGKNRKNQGKA, via the coding sequence ATGAAAAAAAATGTCAAAAAAGTAGTTTTAGCATATTCAGGTGGACTTGATACCAGTATTATTTTAAAATGGCTCCAAGACGAGTACAAATGTGAAGTTGTTACTTTTACAGCGGATATCGGACAAGGTGAAGAATTAGAGCCTGCACGTAAAAAAGCCATCTCTTTAGGCATTAAACCTGAGAATATTTTTATTGAAGACTTAAAAGAAGAATTTGTAAAAGATTATGTATTCCCAATGTTCAGAGCAAATGCAATTTATGAAGGCGAATATCTTCTTGGTACCTCAATCGCACGTCCTCTTATTGCAAAACGTCAAGCTGAAATCGCAGCTCTTGTTGGCGCAGATGGTGTAAGTCATGGTGCAACAGGTAAAGGTAATGACCAAGTTCGTTTTGAAATGGGTTATCTCAGCATGAATTCAGACCTTGTTATCATCGCTCCATGGAGAGAGTGGGATTTGAACTCTCGCGAAAAACTTCTTGCATACGCAGAAAAAAATGGTATTAGCATCGAAAAGAAACCAGGTAAATCACCGTATTCTATGGATGCAAACTTACTCCATATCTCTTATGAAGGTTTAGTACTTGAAAATCCAGCTGCAGAGCCAGAAGAAGATATGTGGAGATGGACAGTAAGCCCTGAAAAAGCACCAGACCAATCAGAAGTCATTGAATTAACGTATGAAAAAGGTGACCCAGTAGCACTTAATGGTGTTAAATTAAGCCCTGCAAACATGCTTGCAAAACTAAATGAAATTGGTTGTAAACATGGTATTGGTCGTATCGACATCGTTGAAAACCGTTTCGTAGGTATGAAAAGTAGAGGATGTTATGAAACACCAGGTGGTACTATTATGCTAAGAGCTCATAGAGCCATCGAGAGTATTACTTTGGATCGTGAAGCAGCACATTTTAAAGATGAGATCATGCCTCGCTATGCAAAAACCATCTACAATGGTTTCTGGTTCTCTCCAGAGCGTGAGATGATGCAAGCAGCAATTGATAAATCACAAGAGACTGTCAACGGTACTGTTAAATTGAAGCTTTACAAAGGCAATGTTTCTGTCATTGGTAGAGATTCAAAAACAAACAACCTCTTCAATGAGGCATTCTGTACATTTGAAGAAGATGAAGTTTACAATCAAAAAGATGCTGCAGGCTTTATTAAGCTTAATGCACTACGTTTTATTATTAGTGGTAAAAATAGAAAAAATCAAGGTAAAGCTTAA
- the tsaE gene encoding tRNA (adenosine(37)-N6)-threonylcarbamoyltransferase complex ATPase subunit type 1 TsaE has translation MSKSYEKVCDLAHLDAFAEEIKRELGHSGVLLLRGNLASGKTAFVKAFAKVLDIKESISSPTFSILHEYEGKLFHYDIYQCGTDGFLKSGLIEKLDVDGYHLIEWGESEFEKLLHHFGIAYSTIDIETMDLKRKYKVHINAYA, from the coding sequence ATGAGTAAAAGCTATGAAAAAGTGTGCGATTTAGCACACTTAGATGCCTTTGCAGAAGAAATCAAACGCGAACTTGGTCATTCTGGTGTACTTCTTTTACGAGGTAATCTAGCCAGTGGTAAAACAGCCTTTGTAAAGGCTTTCGCAAAAGTTCTCGACATAAAAGAATCGATATCTTCGCCAACTTTTTCAATTTTACATGAATATGAAGGCAAGCTATTTCATTATGATATCTATCAATGTGGAACAGATGGTTTTTTAAAAAGTGGACTTATTGAAAAATTAGACGTAGATGGGTATCATCTGATTGAATGGGGAGAAAGCGAATTTGAAAAACTCTTGCATCATTTTGGTATAGCTTACAGTACAATAGACATAGAAACAATGGATTTAAAACGCAAATACAAGGTTCATATTAATGCATACGCTTAA
- a CDS encoding RNA-binding S4 domain-containing protein, whose translation MRVDKFLNSVNITKRRAVSEDMCKNGVVSINGVVAKPSKDVKVGDIITIQYLEKAVKYEVLQIPVTKTIPKTKQNEYTREV comes from the coding sequence ATGCGAGTCGATAAATTTTTAAACAGTGTCAATATTACAAAACGTCGAGCAGTGTCAGAAGATATGTGCAAAAATGGCGTAGTAAGTATCAATGGTGTGGTAGCTAAGCCCTCTAAAGATGTCAAAGTTGGCGATATTATTACTATTCAGTATCTTGAAAAAGCAGTTAAATACGAGGTTTTACAAATTCCTGTAACCAAAACCATTCCAAAAACAAAACAAAATGAATACACAAGGGAAGTTTGA
- the trpD gene encoding anthranilate phosphoribosyltransferase — protein MNYQDAYKQFNALFENELSVEEAAQFLVELYERGESFEEIAAAAKVMREHSVKLDIPEQLKEEIIDIVGTGGDKSGTFNISTTTSIVLASLGCKVAKHGSGSATSLSGSADVLKTLGLNLMLTPDKQIKMLEECGFVFMFAMNHHPCMKHIMPIRKSLPHRTIFNMLGPLANPAGAQKQMVGVFHVDYIERFSKALRELGTTKSMVLSSLDGLDEVSICSPTRFTMIEKQTMTDGEIDPQAYGFKLAPLEAIKGGDSIQNAEITRAILRGDEKGAKLDVVLLNGALALIIDGKARDMQDGIAMMKEAIESKKAWDKLGEIIKLSYLI, from the coding sequence ATGAATTACCAAGATGCCTATAAACAGTTTAACGCGCTCTTTGAAAATGAGCTAAGCGTTGAAGAAGCAGCACAATTTTTAGTAGAACTCTATGAGCGGGGAGAGAGTTTTGAAGAAATTGCAGCAGCTGCAAAAGTTATGCGTGAACATAGTGTTAAGCTTGATATTCCAGAGCAATTAAAAGAAGAAATTATTGATATTGTAGGCACAGGTGGCGATAAAAGTGGTACATTTAATATTTCGACAACAACATCTATCGTTTTAGCATCTCTTGGTTGTAAAGTTGCCAAACATGGTAGCGGCTCAGCAACATCACTTTCTGGTAGTGCGGATGTCTTAAAAACATTGGGGTTAAATCTTATGTTAACACCAGATAAGCAGATCAAAATGCTTGAAGAGTGTGGTTTTGTTTTTATGTTTGCCATGAACCATCACCCATGTATGAAGCATATTATGCCTATTCGAAAAAGCCTTCCTCATCGTACTATTTTTAATATGTTGGGACCTCTTGCAAATCCAGCAGGGGCACAAAAACAGATGGTAGGTGTTTTTCATGTAGATTACATTGAACGCTTTAGTAAAGCTTTACGTGAACTTGGAACAACAAAAAGTATGGTCTTAAGCTCACTTGATGGACTCGATGAAGTTAGTATTTGTTCACCTACACGTTTTACAATGATTGAAAAACAAACCATGACTGATGGTGAAATTGATCCTCAAGCATATGGTTTTAAACTCGCTCCTCTTGAAGCGATAAAAGGTGGCGATAGTATTCAAAATGCTGAAATAACACGTGCGATTTTGCGAGGCGATGAGAAAGGTGCAAAATTGGATGTTGTCCTTTTAAATGGTGCATTAGCACTTATCATTGATGGCAAAGCAAGAGATATGCAAGATGGTATAGCAATGATGAAAGAAGCTATTGAAAGTAAAAAGGCTTGGGATAAGCTTGGCGAGATTATCAAGCTTTCGTACCTTATATGA
- a CDS encoding rhodanese-like domain-containing protein, protein MDEPYENEWNEEAIMNLVKTVTKSCEVSGEELHVMLNLRSQKRLDFILIDIREMFEYSESSIKGTDMLLPTSTIHLHMDELKKLSSKLLIFYCHTAGRTAQMIFILRRMGFLNIAHLSGGIAKYHGEKLKNAPLPKNIRF, encoded by the coding sequence ATGGATGAGCCATACGAGAATGAATGGAATGAAGAAGCAATTATGAATTTAGTAAAAACCGTAACAAAAAGCTGTGAAGTGAGCGGTGAAGAGTTACATGTTATGCTAAATCTAAGATCGCAAAAGAGACTTGACTTTATATTGATTGATATTAGAGAGATGTTTGAATACTCTGAATCAAGTATTAAAGGTACTGACATGCTCTTACCTACTTCAACCATTCATCTTCATATGGATGAGTTAAAAAAACTCTCGAGTAAACTTTTGATTTTTTACTGTCATACTGCTGGACGTACGGCACAAATGATATTTATTTTACGTAGAATGGGCTTTTTAAATATTGCTCACCTTAGTGGAGGCATTGCTAAATACCATGGTGAAAAA